In Leptolyngbya sp. CCY15150, a single window of DNA contains:
- the mrdA gene encoding penicillin-binding protein 2, with protein sequence MTTDLRFSSTTPQSRNVQTSLVKSPISRETLLQRAIVFILFSTVCLGFCAYRLAQLQLVAGPANRELAEQNRTRLVPIRSDRGNILDRNGELIAANRLSRAVYFWPRQQSPEDWQHLAEQLSPLLNVPKEEMLAKLEQAGYTSPLPVRIAQQLSPDAFVALAEFAQQFPGVEILAESNRYYPHGRLASHIIGYIGEATEADMESNPNYPSGMVVGQMGIERLANPILEGHWGNRRVEVDANGQERRILGNEPSISGDSVNLTIDLKLQQVAEQALNNRRGAVVALDVKTGEVLVLVSGPSFDPNIFTRRVTDAEWQQLQGESQPFLNRALQGYPPGSTFKIVTAVAGMQSGKFTPGSILNTSAFINVGGTQFWEHSNQGYGAIGFRDALAVSSNTFFYQVGMAAGPEAIAHWGAMLGIGTTPTLGLEGGNHGLIPTPEEKVELYGEPWYTGDTVSMAIGQGVVQVTPLEMAVMTATIANGGNRVIPHLMMDQTASPEMQPIPTGIDPAAIAVIREGLIATVQQGTAQGLNDGSIPLTGGKTGTSEVLGQTSHSLFVGFGPAQDPQIAIAAIVENGGYGSVSAMPIAHAIYKAYFNP encoded by the coding sequence ATGACTACCGACCTCCGATTTTCATCTACCACCCCCCAGTCTCGGAATGTTCAGACCTCATTGGTCAAAAGTCCGATCAGCCGTGAAACGCTCCTCCAGCGAGCGATCGTGTTCATCCTATTCAGTACCGTTTGCCTAGGATTTTGCGCCTATCGTCTTGCCCAACTCCAACTGGTAGCCGGCCCAGCCAACCGAGAACTAGCTGAGCAAAATCGGACTCGTCTAGTACCGATCCGCTCCGATCGCGGCAATATTCTCGACCGTAATGGAGAGTTGATTGCCGCCAATCGCCTCAGTCGCGCCGTCTACTTCTGGCCCCGTCAGCAGTCGCCTGAAGATTGGCAACATCTAGCCGAGCAACTGTCTCCCCTGCTGAATGTTCCGAAAGAAGAGATGCTCGCCAAGCTAGAGCAGGCGGGCTATACATCGCCGCTGCCCGTGCGGATTGCGCAGCAACTAAGTCCCGATGCGTTTGTCGCCCTAGCAGAATTTGCCCAGCAGTTTCCCGGCGTTGAAATTCTGGCAGAATCCAATCGCTACTATCCCCATGGCCGCCTTGCCTCTCACATCATTGGCTATATTGGCGAAGCCACCGAAGCGGATATGGAGAGCAATCCTAATTATCCCAGCGGCATGGTGGTTGGGCAAATGGGGATCGAACGGTTGGCAAATCCCATCCTGGAAGGACATTGGGGCAATCGCCGCGTGGAAGTCGATGCTAACGGTCAGGAACGGCGTATTCTGGGCAATGAACCGTCTATTTCCGGGGATTCCGTTAACCTCACCATTGATCTCAAGCTACAGCAGGTGGCAGAGCAAGCCTTAAACAACCGACGGGGTGCGGTTGTCGCCCTCGATGTTAAAACGGGCGAAGTTCTGGTTTTGGTCAGCGGCCCTTCCTTTGATCCCAACATCTTTACCCGCCGGGTGACCGATGCTGAATGGCAGCAGCTTCAGGGCGAAAGCCAGCCGTTTCTCAATCGTGCCCTCCAGGGTTATCCGCCCGGCAGCACCTTTAAGATTGTGACAGCGGTGGCGGGGATGCAGTCGGGTAAGTTTACTCCGGGCTCAATTCTCAATACATCAGCCTTTATTAATGTTGGCGGTACTCAGTTCTGGGAACATAGCAACCAAGGCTACGGGGCGATTGGTTTTCGTGATGCCCTTGCCGTGAGCAGCAACACCTTTTTCTATCAAGTGGGGATGGCGGCAGGGCCCGAAGCGATCGCCCACTGGGGAGCAATGTTAGGCATTGGCACCACGCCGACCCTAGGGCTAGAAGGTGGCAATCACGGTTTGATCCCCACTCCAGAAGAAAAGGTAGAACTCTACGGCGAACCTTGGTACACCGGCGATACGGTGAGTATGGCCATTGGTCAGGGGGTAGTGCAGGTGACGCCGCTGGAAATGGCCGTGATGACCGCCACCATCGCCAACGGTGGAAATCGGGTGATCCCCCATTTGATGATGGATCAAACCGCATCGCCCGAGATGCAGCCCATACCCACGGGGATCGATCCCGCCGCGATCGCTGTTATTCGAGAAGGATTAATCGCCACGGTGCAGCAGGGTACCGCCCAGGGCTTGAACGACGGCAGCATTCCCCTCACCGGCGGCAAAACGGGTACATCGGAAGTCCTAGGCCAGACGTCCCACTCGCTTTTCGTTGGCTTTGGGCCAGCCCAGGATCCCCAGATTGCGATCGCGGCCATTGTGGAAAATGGCGGCTATGGATCGGTGAGCGCCATGCCCATCGCCCATGCTATTTACAAAGCGTATTTTAATCCCTAG
- a CDS encoding STAS domain-containing protein, which produces MNSHVKVVQPTGILDSTKTNQFRAEISELVNSGAKIVLVNLKDITFIDSSGLGALVIALKTVRSAGGRFYICSINEQVRILFELTSMDQVFEVYDNQEAFEQAVLSPS; this is translated from the coding sequence ATGAATTCACACGTCAAAGTTGTTCAGCCAACCGGCATCTTAGATAGCACAAAAACTAACCAGTTTCGGGCTGAGATCAGTGAACTGGTGAATAGTGGCGCTAAGATTGTTCTCGTTAATCTGAAGGATATAACGTTTATCGATAGCTCAGGGCTGGGAGCCTTGGTCATCGCCTTAAAAACGGTGCGTTCAGCCGGAGGGCGCTTCTACATCTGCTCGATTAATGAACAGGTACGCATTTTGTTTGAGCTGACCAGTATGGATCAGGTCTTTGAGGTGTATGACAACCAAGAAGCATTTGAGCAAGCGGTGCTATCCCCTAGCTGA
- a CDS encoding SpoIIE family protein phosphatase, with amino-acid sequence MSKILVIDDDPIIRLFLKKALQKEGYEIAIASDGQEGLEQIKKIHPDLIICDWMMPIVDGLEVCRQVKGDPTFSTIFFILLTARGSLEDRVKGLDTGADDFLAKPIEIAELQARVRAGLRLRQLTRDLQYQKQCLESELSEAVDYVRSLLPKPLKGLVQVDARFIPSSQLGGDCFDYYWLDPDYLVIYLLDVSGHGLGATLLSTAVLNLLRSQSLPDVNFYQPHHVLKALNDTFQMTNQNEKYFTIWYGVYNRARRQLMYASAGHPPAILVSTPTHEAPSGKRTIERLKTPGLPIGMLPDASFQSKRHDVPSNSSLYVFSDGTFEASQLKGGTWGLDDFVTLLSDEPITTSLDVILEQVQEKSEVDSFDDDLSLLRINFG; translated from the coding sequence ATGTCAAAAATCTTGGTTATTGATGATGACCCTATCATCCGCTTGTTTCTAAAAAAGGCGCTACAGAAGGAAGGGTATGAAATTGCGATCGCATCTGATGGGCAAGAGGGTCTTGAACAAATTAAGAAAATACACCCAGATTTGATCATTTGCGATTGGATGATGCCGATTGTGGATGGTCTAGAGGTCTGTCGGCAAGTCAAGGGAGATCCTACATTTTCGACGATTTTCTTCATTTTGTTGACGGCGCGGGGAAGTTTGGAAGACCGAGTCAAAGGACTGGATACCGGGGCAGATGACTTTTTAGCCAAGCCCATCGAAATCGCTGAACTACAGGCAAGGGTGCGGGCCGGTCTACGCCTACGCCAGCTCACCCGCGACCTGCAGTATCAAAAGCAGTGCCTAGAGTCTGAACTATCTGAAGCCGTAGACTACGTGCGATCGCTCCTGCCGAAACCCTTGAAGGGTCTAGTGCAAGTCGATGCACGCTTCATTCCCTCTAGTCAATTAGGCGGTGATTGCTTTGACTATTACTGGCTAGATCCTGATTATTTGGTCATCTATTTGCTCGATGTTTCTGGGCATGGCTTAGGAGCAACCTTACTATCCACGGCAGTTTTAAATTTATTACGGTCACAATCCCTACCTGATGTCAACTTTTATCAACCCCATCATGTGCTCAAAGCGCTGAACGACACCTTTCAAATGACCAACCAAAATGAAAAATATTTCACCATTTGGTATGGCGTTTATAATCGAGCCCGTCGTCAGCTCATGTATGCGAGTGCTGGTCATCCGCCCGCCATTTTAGTTTCAACGCCCACCCATGAAGCCCCCTCGGGGAAAAGAACCATTGAGCGTTTAAAAACCCCAGGATTGCCCATTGGTATGTTGCCCGATGCATCCTTTCAAAGCAAACGTCATGACGTACCCAGCAACAGCAGCCTGTATGTCTTCAGTGATGGAACCTTTGAAGCCAGCCAGCTCAAGGGAGGAACATGGGGCTTAGATGATTTTGTAACCCTGCTGTCCGATGAACCCATTACCACTAGCCTAGATGTCATCCTGGAGCAGGTGCAAGAGAAGAGCGAGGTTGATTCATTCGACGACGATCTTTCGCTCCTGCGCATTAACTTTGGCTAG
- a CDS encoding ATP-binding protein, with protein MGHRHTFEKKPEKPSLIDWSSCADFTYSKSSYLNHREIRQLDLLKRAQIQVLTDLGALAQVLSWFDQFSHPPIPHVVWLQCQLILAEGFTNAVRHAHRDCSPDTPIEIEVTMLSDALEIRIWDQGEPFDLETKLATMPKGMDKHAEGGRGLKLMQRMSDVLKYSRTDDQRNCLLAVKRYTLENEANPE; from the coding sequence TTGGGGCATCGACATACGTTTGAAAAAAAACCAGAAAAACCGTCACTCATAGACTGGTCTTCTTGTGCAGATTTCACGTATTCTAAATCTAGCTATTTGAATCATAGGGAAATTCGGCAGTTGGACCTACTGAAGAGAGCACAAATTCAAGTATTAACTGATCTGGGTGCTCTGGCTCAAGTTTTATCATGGTTTGACCAGTTTAGTCACCCTCCGATTCCTCATGTGGTGTGGCTACAATGTCAGCTCATTCTAGCTGAAGGGTTTACCAATGCTGTGCGCCATGCCCACCGAGACTGCTCACCCGATACTCCAATTGAGATTGAAGTCACGATGTTAAGCGATGCCCTGGAGATTCGCATCTGGGATCAAGGGGAACCCTTTGATCTAGAAACGAAACTCGCCACGATGCCCAAAGGAATGGACAAACATGCGGAGGGTGGGCGTGGCCTCAAGCTGATGCAGCGGATGTCGGATGTGCTGAAGTATTCCAGAACTGACGATCAGCGCAATTGCTTGCTTGCTGTTAAACGTTATACCCTAGAAAACGAGGCAAATCCAGAGTAA
- a CDS encoding Hpt domain-containing protein, translated as MNVSSQPPNPPSTSQCSLILQIDWEHLHQLSDSDPEFEVQLLGLFVEDTDVHLISLEHAIAHQQFDEIEKLAHYIKGASANVGVHGIYTSAEQLEVYAQHHQPDGLDRCYEAIAAHTHQLQTWVRGQQRPHPVDGYEDAQSP; from the coding sequence TTGAACGTTAGCTCCCAGCCACCCAACCCACCATCAACGTCCCAGTGTTCGCTGATTCTGCAGATTGACTGGGAACATCTTCATCAGCTTTCTGACTCTGACCCAGAGTTTGAAGTGCAGCTTTTGGGTCTTTTTGTAGAAGACACCGACGTGCATCTCATATCCTTAGAACATGCGATCGCCCATCAACAGTTTGATGAAATTGAGAAGCTAGCTCACTACATCAAAGGAGCGAGTGCTAACGTGGGTGTGCATGGCATCTACACCAGCGCTGAACAACTAGAAGTTTACGCCCAACATCATCAACCTGATGGTCTAGACCGTTGCTACGAAGCGATCGCTGCCCACACCCATCAACTCCAAACATGGGTTCGCGGCCAGCAGCGTCCTCATCCGGTCGATGGCTATGAAGACGCTCAGAGCCCGTAG
- a CDS encoding polysaccharide deacetylase family protein — MTMPADWMQSLTSCLRQPWRRQILLLAIASTVAIGSTQSWPSTPVQAQRAEGRSLNDSPTTTSTDISTDVPVNPDAPTVNLGQQCQAPSPLSVQTVTQTILQLVEWVEQPQSSIEPLVTTAAPQWMAQLNPSPWPEIHDRARLANVPVIMYHDILAEKDVFFDVTPEEFEAHLQLIRDHGLTPVSMDQLVNHLRTGLPLPEKPILLTFDDGYLGHHDYVWPLLQDYGYPGLFSVYTYKVGRDHGRPGLDWEQLEQMAADPLVTIAAHSITHPADLRNLSLEEARQEIAGSKQELEERLGIPIDYFTYPEGNYNDQVAELVSEAGFFAALTMSNTEDLLAGESDNLLAIARLGQSQLEDVLDQAWGGAPLQSFEGTMDFTAPIIKQQHTVDDIPLTLITGGKPITVHADSRYQVQDIIANTDIVAAVDGGFFSLEYLDSNQMIGPVYSQNTQQFIPGDRNDIYRLTNRPLVMISPTSIQFLPFNPDAHNSLDGIQSEMPDITDAFIAAAWLVRDGQPQPAETFVGLFDFDAKRHRAFWGINQAGQPVVGVSHDFVDSIHLGEILANLGLYNAVMLDSGASTSLSYEGASLVGYEPRPVPHIVGLVPQTVSADPCQ, encoded by the coding sequence ATGACCATGCCCGCTGACTGGATGCAGTCCCTAACCTCTTGCCTACGCCAACCTTGGCGACGACAGATTCTACTTCTAGCCATTGCCAGCACCGTGGCAATCGGGAGTACCCAATCGTGGCCATCGACGCCAGTACAGGCCCAACGTGCTGAAGGGCGATCGCTCAACGACAGCCCTACAACAACGTCCACGGATATATCCACGGATGTGCCAGTCAACCCAGACGCACCAACGGTGAATCTCGGTCAACAGTGCCAGGCCCCGTCACCCTTGTCTGTGCAAACAGTGACCCAAACAATCCTGCAACTGGTTGAATGGGTCGAGCAGCCCCAGAGTTCCATAGAGCCCTTAGTCACAACGGCCGCCCCACAGTGGATGGCCCAGCTCAATCCTAGTCCTTGGCCAGAGATCCACGATCGCGCCCGCCTCGCCAACGTACCGGTGATCATGTACCACGATATTTTGGCAGAGAAAGACGTTTTCTTTGATGTCACCCCAGAGGAGTTTGAAGCCCATCTCCAACTGATTCGCGACCATGGCCTCACTCCCGTCAGCATGGATCAACTGGTCAACCATCTGCGCACCGGTCTACCCCTGCCTGAGAAACCCATTTTACTAACCTTTGATGATGGCTATCTTGGTCACCATGACTACGTTTGGCCGCTGCTCCAAGACTATGGCTATCCAGGCCTGTTTTCTGTCTATACCTATAAAGTTGGACGAGATCATGGGCGGCCGGGCCTAGATTGGGAGCAACTTGAGCAGATGGCCGCCGATCCACTGGTGACGATCGCTGCCCATAGCATCACCCATCCCGCCGATTTGCGAAACCTTTCGCTAGAAGAGGCCCGCCAAGAAATTGCTGGTTCTAAGCAAGAGCTAGAAGAACGCTTGGGCATCCCCATTGACTATTTCACCTATCCAGAAGGGAATTACAATGATCAGGTTGCCGAACTAGTCAGCGAGGCAGGCTTTTTCGCTGCCCTGACCATGAGCAATACCGAAGACTTGCTTGCCGGAGAATCCGACAACCTGTTGGCGATCGCTCGCCTAGGACAATCCCAACTTGAAGACGTGCTCGACCAAGCCTGGGGCGGCGCGCCCTTGCAGTCCTTTGAGGGCACGATGGACTTTACCGCGCCCATTATCAAGCAACAACATACCGTAGACGACATTCCCCTCACGCTTATTACAGGCGGCAAACCCATCACCGTTCACGCCGATAGCCGCTATCAGGTTCAAGACATCATTGCCAATACCGATATTGTTGCCGCCGTCGATGGAGGCTTCTTTTCGTTGGAATATCTAGACTCCAACCAGATGATCGGCCCCGTCTACAGCCAAAACACCCAGCAGTTTATCCCAGGCGATCGCAATGATATCTATCGATTGACCAACCGCCCGCTGGTGATGATTAGCCCTACCAGCATCCAGTTCCTTCCCTTCAACCCTGATGCCCATAACTCCCTAGACGGCATTCAGTCCGAGATGCCTGACATCACCGATGCCTTTATTGCAGCGGCTTGGCTCGTGCGCGACGGACAGCCCCAGCCCGCCGAAACCTTTGTTGGCCTCTTTGATTTTGATGCCAAACGTCATCGTGCCTTTTGGGGCATTAACCAAGCCGGGCAGCCAGTTGTCGGCGTCTCTCACGATTTTGTAGACTCGATTCATCTCGGGGAAATTCTAGCCAACCTAGGGCTCTACAACGCCGTTATGCTAGATTCAGGAGCCAGTACATCCTTGTCCTATGAAGGGGCATCTCTGGTGGGATACGAGCCACGTCCCGTTCCCCATATTGTTGGGCTAGTACCCCAAACTGTTTCTGCAGATCCTTGTCAATAG
- a CDS encoding YbjN domain-containing protein, protein MTVYQEDVSETMNQTTLSTSYVDVIETVISSLEEDQSAMVSHTDDGDLWKFQYGTVEVFVLLTGNKEDDLFKVWATVMDLPAKDEPGLMRRLLEKNWSETLEASFGIVNQQVVALASRTVADLSPAEISRNITIVATIADENDEILKEEFGG, encoded by the coding sequence ATGACAGTCTATCAAGAAGATGTGTCTGAAACCATGAACCAGACGACCCTTTCGACCAGCTATGTAGATGTGATTGAAACCGTCATCTCTAGCCTAGAGGAAGACCAGAGCGCGATGGTTAGCCATACTGACGATGGCGATCTATGGAAGTTTCAGTACGGTACGGTGGAAGTCTTTGTGTTGCTCACGGGCAACAAGGAAGATGATCTGTTCAAAGTCTGGGCGACGGTGATGGATCTGCCTGCCAAGGATGAACCAGGGCTGATGCGCAGACTGCTGGAAAAAAACTGGTCTGAAACCCTAGAAGCCAGTTTTGGTATTGTCAATCAGCAGGTGGTGGCGCTAGCGAGCCGCACAGTGGCCGATCTCTCACCTGCGGAAATTTCCCGCAATATCACGATTGTGGCAACCATTGCCGATGAGAACGACGAAATACTCAAGGAAGAGTTTGGCGGTTAG
- the lnt gene encoding apolipoprotein N-acyltransferase: protein MKPTTVPTKTDRSGLWPPRIGSWLGQHHLLIVAAIGGLVMGLTPVPVGMYGLAWVAIAPLWWVVYQRSRQSTSMGSNLRQAAALGLAWGVGYHGLALAWITGVHPMTWMGVPWLASITIALVCWLLITLWGAGITVAWAIAQTLILRWLQPRPWLSILWGVVFWCAIEWIWSRGVLYWSAIAYSQSPYNLPLLHLGQISGPWTITAVLVGVNGALAYAVIAWRSPQARPAARTYGLGAIALLVSAHLIGGGLYIQPLQDAPDAALKVGIIQGNIPNTIKLYDEGWRRAIAGYTTGYETLSEQGVDVVLTPETALPTVWTSPLHTRTSLYQAVVEQQTPIWLGAFGGEGGDIANSLFTVLGDGRTYSEYRKARLVPLGEYIPFERWLGSIINRLSPLDARMIAGDLRPRFDTPWGLMTVGICYESAFPQHFQQQTAQGGQLILTASNNAHYAASMPMQHHAQDVMRAIESDRWAVRATNTGYSGIVDAHGHTLWMSGINTYELHAHTVYRRQTRTLYVRWGNWLTPALGLGAIALSLWELRNRKRSPLRS, encoded by the coding sequence ATGAAACCAACGACAGTCCCGACTAAGACTGACCGGTCTGGCTTATGGCCTCCCCGCATCGGGTCTTGGTTGGGGCAACATCACCTCCTGATCGTTGCGGCGATCGGGGGGCTGGTGATGGGGCTGACGCCGGTTCCCGTGGGGATGTATGGGCTAGCTTGGGTAGCGATCGCCCCCCTTTGGTGGGTGGTGTATCAGCGATCGCGCCAGTCTACCTCCATGGGCTCCAACCTCCGCCAGGCCGCTGCCCTAGGTCTAGCCTGGGGCGTAGGCTATCACGGCCTAGCCCTAGCCTGGATTACCGGCGTGCATCCCATGACCTGGATGGGCGTACCTTGGCTGGCCAGTATCACCATCGCCCTCGTCTGTTGGCTGCTCATTACTCTCTGGGGGGCAGGGATCACCGTCGCTTGGGCGATCGCTCAAACCTTAATCTTGCGATGGCTACAGCCTCGACCATGGCTCTCCATACTTTGGGGCGTTGTGTTCTGGTGCGCCATTGAATGGATCTGGAGCCGAGGAGTGCTCTATTGGTCAGCGATCGCCTATAGCCAAAGCCCCTATAATCTACCGCTGCTGCATCTTGGTCAGATCTCTGGCCCTTGGACGATCACCGCTGTCCTCGTCGGCGTCAATGGTGCTCTGGCCTACGCGGTGATCGCTTGGCGATCGCCCCAGGCCCGTCCCGCTGCACGAACCTATGGACTAGGAGCGATCGCCCTCTTGGTCAGCGCCCACCTGATCGGCGGCGGGCTTTACATCCAGCCCCTCCAAGATGCCCCCGATGCGGCCCTGAAGGTTGGCATCATTCAAGGCAATATTCCCAATACCATCAAGCTCTACGACGAAGGTTGGCGACGGGCGATCGCAGGCTACACCACAGGCTATGAAACCCTATCTGAGCAGGGGGTTGATGTGGTGTTGACCCCAGAAACTGCCCTGCCCACGGTGTGGACAAGTCCCCTACATACCCGCACCTCGCTCTACCAAGCCGTGGTAGAACAGCAAACCCCCATCTGGCTAGGAGCCTTTGGCGGCGAGGGGGGCGACATTGCCAACAGCTTGTTCACCGTCTTAGGCGATGGGCGCACCTACAGCGAATATCGCAAGGCGCGGCTGGTACCCCTAGGCGAATATATTCCCTTCGAGCGTTGGCTAGGAAGCATCATCAACCGCCTATCGCCCCTCGATGCCCGCATGATTGCCGGTGATTTGCGCCCCAGATTTGACACGCCTTGGGGTCTGATGACAGTCGGCATTTGCTATGAATCAGCCTTTCCTCAGCACTTTCAGCAGCAGACAGCCCAAGGCGGCCAGTTGATCCTCACGGCCTCGAACAATGCCCACTATGCAGCATCAATGCCGATGCAGCACCATGCCCAAGACGTGATGCGAGCCATCGAAAGCGATCGCTGGGCCGTACGAGCTACCAACACCGGCTACTCCGGCATCGTTGATGCCCATGGCCATACCCTTTGGATGTCTGGCATCAACACCTATGAACTTCATGCCCACACCGTCTATCGTCGCCAAACCCGAACCCTCTACGTACGCTGGGGCAACTGGTTGACGCCGGCCCTGGGGCTAGGAGCGATCGCCCTTTCGCTATGGGAGCTGAGGAACCGAAAGCGATCGCCCCTTAGATCCTAG